In Ostrinia nubilalis chromosome 6, ilOstNubi1.1, whole genome shotgun sequence, the genomic window CGGTGTAATGATGATCTATGCACATTGAAAGCACTAGTGCGCTTCCGAATTGAAGGGTTCGGGTCGTCACGAGCGGACTGATTAACACTCTCCACGTTTTCTACCGTTTTTGATGACCATAGTTGCCCGGATTTTTACTATTCCAGCGTTGTACGGGTCTCTTAAAACTTTTTGGCCCATTTCCTAATAAGAAGAATGCTTGCAGCATCATTTAAGTGGCGAAATCTACGCGCTGCAGTCGCAGAATAACCATTTTAGTAAAATTCTCGTAAGGACAACGCGCGGTCTGTTCCCGAGAAATACTCCATAGCACCTAAATTCCCAAGAGCCAGGCTACTGATTGACATAACTAATCAAATGTAAACTTTCTTTTGAGACACCTTGTATAACAAGTGGTAGGTATCTCTGCTTCtaagattatttttttcttagaaGCAGCTTCTAAGACTACGTCAACGTCAAAGATAACGTCaaacgtaataaaaaaatactcagtTGCCTAGCACCCCTCTTCACGCGCGCTGTTTGATAAAGCCGTAGTAAATGTTGCCTGCttcagttaaaattaataaagttcTGAGAAAGGGAGAAACGCGCGCGTCACTATgaaatagacgtgttgacaccactttcaaaactgtaaaaacgagactcccatagattttgtatggcgaCACATACAAGCAAGAGTAGTCactgttttgtaaaacttatttaactacttttttcaattacaatgcaaacAAAAAATGACAAATAGTCTATTAATGAGGGCGCGGGCGAAGTCTCTTACGaaagataataattaagtaagtacatacataCACTGAGATTGATTGATAGTGGTGAAAAGTTAGgctcccatacaaaaaaaagcaAATGACAGTTTAAAACAAGATacttaatatattatttttatatatcaTCATAACATTATCATATTGTTGAACGAGTAGTTGTCATACTAGTAAACTCAAGTAACCATTATATTGTATCAGCCCAAAAATAACAATACAtatctacataatatatttGTATTGATCTAAAGCTCTTTGAGCTATATTTTATGCCATTACTACTAcaaagaatatgaaaaaaaatattaatacacCAAAAATTTTAAACATAAGAGCTCTGTTCCCTGTTACACTCTGGAAATATTTTAGAATTTCTCTGTGACCAGCTTCTACATTCATTTCTGCTTCTTGAATATTAGCATCAATTCTACCAATAGCTTCATCTTGTTCTTTTACCATATGTGCCAATTGTTGAAAAATGCCACCAAGCTCAACTATGGTGCTCTCAATATTATGCATAGTCTCTGCTCGTTGCTGAACATATGAGTCTGTGTCATCTCTTAGAGCTAGTTGTTGTGTTTGCGCCTGGAGGCTGGTAGATGCATCTCCAAAATCAATACTAACTTCATCTTGCTGAAGCAATGTTGGCACTTCTGACACCACTGGTGCTACTCTGGAGAACTGTTCACGTCTATTGTTTTGATGCTTCAAGTTTTCAGACCTCACCTCAAGAACCTAAAAGTAATGAAAGCATTTGTTTAGATTTAATagcatttacaattttattggcagattttttttaatgccaGAATAAGTAAGAACTGTTTCCCACTCTATGCAAAGCTTAATAACATcttgaattaaataaatgaacACTGTCCAATCTCCTGTTAGTGGCTACTGCTGCTTAAGGTACTTAAACCTAGATACTGTTAAAAGAAGAATTTTATTTGTACCTGCTTGAATTGACTGCTCATTGATGCTAGACGAGACTGTAATGCAACAACTACACTAGAAGAATGACTGTGCATACTGCGTCTCCCCCTGGGCATTTCTCCCAATCTAGCTATCTGTTGATTTAGAGAACTGAGGTCTCCCTTGATGATGTATGTTAACTCTTGAATTTCAGTGGGTCGATCAtcaaataatgatttttttttggcCACTGGAAAGAAATAAAACATAGTTTTAAACAGgtgttaattaaaagttaacatTCACACTGCTTAGTCAATTAAGTAAATGTTCAATGAGGTACAGATGATTCATTAGGTATAATAAGTAAGCaattatacaaaacaaaaataatgcaaCTTACACATAGCAAGTTTTTCCAGTTTAGTGTATGTACTTGTGATATTCTTGCTAATTACTTTAGCCATACTCATAAATTGAGAGTACGTTTCGAGAACTGCAGCTTTTCGTTCATCTCTAACAACTGGTCGGGATAACGTTCGACCCTGTAAACTGCGAACTGTGGCAATAAATTCATTGGTCCTATCTCGAGCTGCCATCACTGATTCAAATACAAACTCCTGAAGGAAATCAAATTTGTAATCTTCTTCAACAGCGGTATTCACAGATTGCGTGTTATAGTAATGGCTGGTTACAGGTGTGTACGATTTAGATTGTTGAGATCCCTTTTTGTCCAATTTATCGTATGTATCTAAATTAGTCTCTAGATCCGTAGCAGATCTATCAGTCACACCTCCGATGTTTCGACGACGAGGAAGCATTGCATTCTATGGACAACTTTACAGAGGAAATTATTAAAACCTTCCCTCATCAAATACTTGAACATTGAACAGATACAACACAACACCATACACTTCGTGAGGTAGTTAGCTCAGATTAAGGACCAAGCAAAATATTCGATTTAATTATTAGCACTTAAGCCACCTTTATTAGCATTGTTTCTGTTTTAAAAATTAGTCTTAAGGTACAAGATTTCGATTGAAAGACAGACATTGAGATTTTGTGACATTTCTGACACGTCACCAATCCTCACAACATAGATAATCACATTTCGCCAAAGATAATATAAATCTCCAAGCACGCATACGGCACACGATCGTCATGCTTCATTTACATTCCAGCTGAAGTGCAATTCGGTATCACGCTAACAAAGACGAAACaactactaataaaaagttacacagttgttgaactaCTGTTATACATCGAAGactactaataaaaatatttttgacataaaCCTTGTATATACAACAGTGTATTAAGTTGTATGAGAAGTTACCCAAGGCTTATTCACTCTATCGACCTTGTTTAGCAGAGATAAATCACAAGATGGCCGCTTGGATTGTCAGCTGTTTAGTTTTTATCAACTTTTTATTGCTTGAAAACTTATTTTGTTGTATACCTAATTAtgaactactagctttccgcccgcggcttcgcccgcgtggaactttgtctgtcacagaaaaacaatatcgcgcgcgtatttgctcaccgtttagacctaccctgagccccgattacggtaacttttaacgtctacaatccagacacgcttctcgattctacgatacgattggtcgttcaacagcgtacgtcagctgttttgaccaatcgtatcgcagaatcagaaacgcgtctggattgtagacgttaataaaagttaccgtaatcggggctctggacaacgacaaacattttaaaaccaaaatcagctcaatcggcccagccgttctcgagttttaatcagactaacgaacatcaattcattttcatttatatagatagatagatagataaatgtgTATTTGATATAACGATGAAGAGAACAATCAGCGTACTTTACACTTAAAATGATCTCCTTTAAAAGTCCGAAAGAACACCTTatttctgaaattaaaattacttgcgtttaagaaaaagtagctttctgTCAGCTTTTACATAAAAGCACAGGCCACAGTTGCACTCCGTTCACGTTTTAgcttcgtttgaactagctaTCCAAACGATACCGCGATTTGTTATAAAACTGAATTTCGTTCGTTGATCAATCATATTCCAGCTGAAAATCGGGGCTACGTCGTGGTCCGCGTTTTATCTGATCGTGAATCACCGTAATTGCGCAATTTTAATGTTATCTTTGGTGACTCAAAAGGCGGAGCCCGGAGCCCCAATCAGTCAGTCATCATCACATGGTCccatggcgcaagtacactatgcgggaaattggccAAGAAGTAATAGTGTGAACACCACTGCTTCGGTTACTTTCTTCTTCCCTctcatgaagctacagataaaaatggaggccacactccgaatacctacttgaagcacaaactaagtatcactatctcgctctctgtgggcagactcgctctttctaaataaacaaaaaatataaaattgctcaaattcaatgaaaccaatgtaaaatctttatttcttgacataggtatcattaaaaatgataagtgtaattactggtaaaacgttttaggaagaaattactgtaaaaaatgtgaaaaatgtttacaatgatccaatgtcggaaatcacgaaataaacacttacgcgtggaatcttatgtcacttccaggacaccacgtactaccgcaaccacgcactacaaaattttgcaccaattcttgtgataaaacaatgattatttcctgtaaacaatctcaaacgaaattaactgcttaataatttttttttttttctaacaggTTTAACGGCTTCGGATAGTATCCTTACGGCCAAATCTTTAGTGAGGCATTTCTAGTACAATTTCATCCATGAGTACAAGTGCTTAACAAacaaaatacactcgacatcaaataaatcgcacctcccgcgacaagcattttcaaacgtatgcatccccacttcccaccaatattggaatcatttaaaagcctagttctaacctccatttcattaaaggaaaggtttttaccccaaaaatgtgtctttagaaggatccagagtcacttcttcaaaaaataggtagttacgctagagccaacttttatggctataaaactgttaagttgggattaatcgctctccatctgttaaagaggacacgtgtgatcattatttggttttataaccataaaaattggtctaattgatcccataggtgggcccaaagtgaggtattttttcaagtcacatttatggtatatgttaatcatttattaagaaattaaatgtgtttttctttaaggatatttattgggctttcaaataacaccaatattgttggggcaccatgattgtgtcagaagaaaatcgttaaagttcgcgtcgcggaaggtgcggtttatttgatgttgagtttagtaaacaaccgccatgatgggccggattgggcggatgttgccacatggtaccgattacccaggaattgggattgtaattccctgattcgccaacacattaagcctaaatggccgacaattttgtgattttttatttaactaggtaatcttagtttcaaatattaattatttatttgtttaacttctgatttggttagtgaattggctatttcgaagaatttacaaggagatttaaatcagaagatagcaatactacagttcacactaaaaagagaggtaggggtagggccgcagagagcgagatagatataagtaggtatttgactcaagtttttgttccaactctgctctccatttttatctttagcttcatgttCCCTCTCGCGTGCGGTCGCGCATACTTCGGTGCGCGCGGGCAtgccgcatagtgtacttgctcCTCACTTCcatcacttttatttatttttgctctGCGCAGTTTTTCAAGGTGACAGCTGTCAGGCCTGTCAGTCAGCCAGCCAGCAGCTGTCCATCCAAATTAAAGTCAAGTCAGTGTAAAAGTAGTTTTTTGGATGTGAATTTATACAGAATTAATTAATTGGATGTGATTGCGATGTTTACGCCaaagttataaaaattcttcaagcttcaaaatttattaaatttataaaatgttaagAAGTTTTTACTGAGAAAGGTAGCTACCAAATTGTTACGAGTCAAGAATTTAAACAGataatttaatacatattattatctatgtgttgcacaataattaataatgaaGACCTCTCCTATAATAATCGATGGGAAAGACTATGACAATACTTCTTTCATTATAGGATTAGCCCTTGCAATAAGTTCTAGCTTATTTATAGGTTCaagttttatcataaaaaagaTAGCTTTAAGAAAAATTAATGCATCAGGTAATGTCAGAGCTTCAGCTGGAGGATATGGGTACCTTAAGCAATGGATGTGGTGGTTAGGTTTATTGACTAGTAAGTACTTGAATTTATCTAATTTATAGATTAAATTAATCTAAGTTTTAATATGTACATGATTGTTGTTTTGGTATTTCAGTGGGTGTTGGGGAGGCAGCAAATCTATTGGCATATGCATTTGCTCCAGCAGCTCTAGTCACCCCATTGGGTGCCTTAAGTATTATTGTGACGGCAATTCTATCATCCAGATTTCTCAATGAAAAGCTTAATGTGATTGCAAAAGTGAGTTACATTTTTATAGTAGATTAGTACTGTAACATAAATATAAAGTAATAGCATAAAGTAATTGATACTCCCTATTATTTACAGATCAGCTGCTTTCTGTGCATTATTGGATCAgtgatatttattttacattcacCCAAATCAGAAGAGGTAAAGACATTCTCAGAACTAGCAGACAAACTTTGTGACTATTTGTTCTTGATTTATGTAGCAACTATAATTGTGATGAGTCTATTTGTTAAGGTAATATTTGTTCCCAGATTTGGTAATTCTAATGTTTTAGTATATTTATTAATGTGTTCATCAGTTGGTAGTTTGACAGTGGTATTTTGTAAAGCTGTTGCCTTAGGTATAAAAGAAAGTATTCATGgcaaattaaatgttttttcccattTTATGTTTTGGGTGTTGTTAGCTGGGTCAATTTTTTGCATAATGGTTCAAAtgaactatttaaataaatctcTCGACATATTTAATACAAGTGTTGTTACTCCTGTATACTATGTCATGTTCACAGTGTTAGTAATAATTGCTTCTGGCATTTTATTCAGAGAGTGGCATTACATGTCACCTGCGGATATTGCTGGATGCTGTTGTGGTTTTTTAGTTGTCACAACAGCTGTATTTATGCTCAACATATTCAAAGATGTACCACTTTCATTTAGGGAAATAAATATGAACCCTAGGGTTAGATGGAACTCAAATGTTGAAGAATTACCAACCAATAACTATATGTTAAACcactaataaagaaaaatatgaaGTTAATGTGATTGTATTAAGATTATAGTAACTAGATTAAGATACCTTTAAACTTatttgttacaataataatttataataaatgttatgtaatcaaaatactgaattatttaattttgtatttgtaccTACACAATTCTTGGATTGGCTATA contains:
- the LOC135072541 gene encoding syntaxin-5, which codes for MLPRRRNIGGVTDRSATDLETNLDTYDKLDKKGSQQSKSYTPVTSHYYNTQSVNTAVEEDYKFDFLQEFVFESVMAARDRTNEFIATVRSLQGRTLSRPVVRDERKAAVLETYSQFMSMAKVISKNITSTYTKLEKLAMLAKKKSLFDDRPTEIQELTYIIKGDLSSLNQQIARLGEMPRGRRSMHSHSSSVVVALQSRLASMSSQFKQVLEVRSENLKHQNNRREQFSRVAPVVSEVPTLLQQDEVSIDFGDASTSLQAQTQQLALRDDTDSYVQQRAETMHNIESTIVELGGIFQQLAHMVKEQDEAIGRIDANIQEAEMNVEAGHREILKYFQSVTGNRALMFKIFGVLIFFFIFFVVVMA
- the LOC135072508 gene encoding magnesium transporter NIPA2, whose amino-acid sequence is MKTSPIIIDGKDYDNTSFIIGLALAISSSLFIGSSFIIKKIALRKINASGNVRASAGGYGYLKQWMWWLGLLTMGVGEAANLLAYAFAPAALVTPLGALSIIVTAILSSRFLNEKLNVIAKISCFLCIIGSVIFILHSPKSEEVKTFSELADKLCDYLFLIYVATIIVMSLFVKVIFVPRFGNSNVLVYLLMCSSVGSLTVVFCKAVALGIKESIHGKLNVFSHFMFWVLLAGSIFCIMVQMNYLNKSLDIFNTSVVTPVYYVMFTVLVIIASGILFREWHYMSPADIAGCCCGFLVVTTAVFMLNIFKDVPLSFREINMNPRVRWNSNVEELPTNNYMLNH